Part of the Halococcus saccharolyticus DSM 5350 genome is shown below.
GAGTTGCGTTCGTCTTCACCGTCAAGAACGAAGATAGCGAGTCAGCGATGCTCTCTTTCCGTGACTCCTGTACCGCGGACTTCGCGGTACTCGACGGGGACGACGAGCGCTGGCGGTGGTCACAGGGGAGAATGTTCACGCAGGCGCTCCAATCCGAAGAACTCGAACCTGGCGAAACCGTCACCTACGAGGGTGAGTGGGAGCAGCCGGATGCGGGAACTCACACTGTCGTGGCGACTCTCGAAGCCGAGAACCACGACTGCGAAGCACGAACCGAGCTTTCGATTTGAAGCGGTCGACTCGACGGTGCGTTCGGGCCCGCTCCGTGGCGCTCAGGTCAGCTCCGCGATGAGCTCGCGCGCGCCGTGCCGGATCGCGTCGTCGCTCGACAGTTCGGGCGACCACCCGAGTGCGGTGAGTTTCTCGATCGAGAGGCGCATCCGGGGAACGTCGCCGGTCCAGCCACGGTCGCCGCCGGTGTAGGCGTACTCGGGATCAAGCCCCATCTCGTCGGCGACGATGTCCGCGATCCGGGTGACCGAGGTCGTGGTCCGCGTTCCGAGGTTGTAGGTGTTCATCGACTGGTCGGCGTGCTCCACGATGTGCTGGATCGCCTCGACGCAGTCCGTGACGTGGAGGTAGGACTTCTCCTGGCGGCCGTTGCCGAGGATCTCCAACTCACCGGGGTCGTCGTCGAGCTTCTCGATGAAATCCGGCACGACGTTGCCGCGCTGGTGTGGTCCGACGATGTTCGCGAAGCGGAACAGCCAGACCGTGAAGTCGTGGGAGTGAGCATACGTCGAGAGGATGCCCTCGTCGGCGAGTTTGCTCGCGCCGTAGATACTGATGGGTTCGAGCGGGGCGTAGTCCTCGGGCGTCGGCATCGGCGCTTCGCCGTAGACCGTCGACGAGGAGGTAAAGGCGATGTTCGAGACGCCGACCTCGTGCATGCGTTCGAGGACGTTGTACGTCATCGCGCCGTTCTCCTCGAACAGCTGGCGAGGGTTCGCGTAGTTCGTGTCGGTGTACGCCGCGAAGTGAAATACGCCGTCGAGATCGTCGGTGACGACCGACGCCACGTCGTCGGGATCGGTCATGTCGGCTTCGACGAATTCGACGCCATC
Proteins encoded:
- a CDS encoding BsuPI-related putative proteinase inhibitor, which translates into the protein MTLTGTLDTRTEADRVAFVFTVKNEDSESAMLSFRDSCTADFAVLDGDDERWRWSQGRMFTQALQSEELEPGETVTYEGEWEQPDAGTHTVVATLEAENHDCEARTELSI
- a CDS encoding NAD-dependent epimerase/dehydratase family protein translates to MDCSDKRLLVTGGAGLVGSHLAARLADDNEVVVADDLSKGDRERVPDGVEFVEADMTDPDDVASVVTDDLDGVFHFAAYTDTNYANPRQLFEENGAMTYNVLERMHEVGVSNIAFTSSSTVYGEAPMPTPEDYAPLEPISIYGASKLADEGILSTYAHSHDFTVWLFRFANIVGPHQRGNVVPDFIEKLDDDPGELEILGNGRQEKSYLHVTDCVEAIQHIVEHADQSMNTYNLGTRTTTSVTRIADIVADEMGLDPEYAYTGGDRGWTGDVPRMRLSIEKLTALGWSPELSSDDAIRHGARELIAELT